The following coding sequences lie in one Glycine soja cultivar W05 chromosome 16, ASM419377v2, whole genome shotgun sequence genomic window:
- the LOC114391251 gene encoding pentatricopeptide repeat-containing protein At1g62910-like, with product MPSFSFLRTLRVSLFPPYPPIAIPTATLHSQPHSHHHHHDAVASFNRMLLMRPPPPTFHFNNILSSLVNNKHYPTVISLFKQFEPNGITPDLCTLSILINCFCHLTHITFAFSVLANILKRGYHPNAITLNTLIKGLCFCGEIKRALYFHDKVVAQGFQLDQVSYGTLINGLCKAGETKAVTRLLRKLEGHSVKPDVVMYTTIIHCLCKNKRVGDACDVYSEMIVKGISPNVFTYTTLIHGLCIMGKMKEAFSLLNEMKLKNINPSVCTFNILIDALGKEGKMKEAKIVLAMMMKACIKPNVVTYNSLIDGYFLVNEVKHAKYVFHSMAQRGVTPDVQCYTIMIDGLCKKKMVDEAMSLFEEMKHKNMFPNIVTYTSLIDGLCKNHHLERAIALCKKMKEQGIQPNIYSYTILLDALCKGGRLENAKQFFQHLLVKGYHLNVRTYNVMINGLCKAGLFGDVMDLKSKMEGKGCMPNAITFKTIICALLEKDENDKAEKFLREMIARGLLEV from the exons ATGCCATCTTTCTCGTTCTTAAGAACACTCAGGGTCTCTCTTTTTCCGCCTTATCCCCCAATTGCAATTCCAACTGCAaccctccattctcaacctcaCTCTCACCATCATCACCATGATGCTGTTGCCTCATTCAATCGCATGCTTCTTATGCGCCCTCCCCCACCCACCTTCCATTTTAACAACATTCTGAGTTCCCTTGTCAATAACAAGCATTATCCCACTGTCATCTCCCTTTTTAAACAATTCGAACCAAATGGGATTACACCTGACCTTTGTACTCTGAGTATCCTCATCAATTGTTTCTGCCATCTGACTCACATCACTTTTGCTTTTTCTGTATTGGCCAACATTCTCAAGAGGGGTTATCATCCAAATGCAATTACCCTCAACACACTCATCAAAGGCCTCTGTTTTTGTGGGGAGATTAAAAGAGCACTGTACTTTCACGATAAGGTCGTAGCTCAAGGGTTCCAGTTGGACCAAGTCAGTTATGGGACATTGATCAATGGTTTGTGCAAAGCAGGAGAGACAAAGGCTGTCACACGGTTACTGAGGAAGCTGGAAGGACACTCGGTTAAACCTGATGTGGTAATGTACACTACAATAATTCATTGCTTATGCAAAAATAAACGCGTAGGAGATGCCTGTGATGTGTACTCTGAGATGATTGTTAAGGGAATTTCCCCGAATGTCTTCACCTACACTACTCTGATCCATggcttatgcatcatgg GTAAGATGAAAGAAGCATTTTCCTTgttgaatgaaatgaaattgaaaaacatcAACCCCAGTGTTTGTACCTTTAACATATTGATTGATGCATTAGGCAAGGAAGGTAAGATGAAAGAAGCTAAAATTGTGTTAGCTATGATGATGAAAGCATGTATTAAGCCTAATGTTGTTACTTATAATTCTCTAATAGATGGATACTTCTTGGTTAATGAAGTAAAACACGCAAAGTATGTATTCCATTCTATGGCTCAAAGGGGAGTGACACCTGATGTTCAGTGTTATACTATCATGATTGATGGgttatgtaagaaaaaaatggtAGATGAAGCTATGAGTCTCTTTGAAGAAATGAAACACAAAAATATGTTTCCTAATATTGTGACTTATACTTCTCTTATTGATGGTCTGTGCAAAAATCATCATCTAGAGAGGGCAATTGCATTatgcaagaaaatgaaagagCAGGGAATTCAGCCAAATATATACTCATACACAATACTTCTTGATGCACTGTGCAAGGGTGGAAGACTTGAGAATGCAAAGCAGTTTTTCCAGCATCTTTTGGTTAAAGGCTATCATCTGAATGTTCGGACATATAATGTTATGATCAATGGGCTTTGTAAAGCGGGCCTGTTTGGTGATGTGATGGATTTGAAGTCAAAAATGGAaggcaaaggttgcatgcccaatgctataacttttaaaacaattatttgtgCCCTacttgaaaaagatgaaaatgataAGGCAGAGAAATTCCTCCGAGAAATGATTGCTAGAGGCCTACTGGAAGTGTAA
- the LOC114390032 gene encoding psoralen synthase-like gives MACFYDAVEEHVGKKCHDGHGDVDDGEDQNDFVDILLSIQETNTTDFQIDRTFVKTLVMDIVNAWAISTDPSYWDQPLEFQPGRFLKSSLDIKGHDFELIRFGARRRGCPGIGFAMALNEVVLANIVHQFYWAVPGGVVEGTDTEYV, from the exons ATGGCATGTTTTTATGATGCTGTTGAGGAGCATGTTGGTAAGAAATGCCATGATGGGCATGGTGatgttgatgatggtgaagaCCAGAATGATTTTGTGGACATTTTGCTTTCGATTCAAGAGACTAACACCACAGATTTCCAGATTGATAGAACATTCGTCAAGACTTTGGTCATG GACATAGTTAATGCTTGGGCAATTTCAACTGACCCTTCATATTGGGACCAACCTCTAGAGTTTCAACCAGGGAGATTCTTGAAGAGTTCATTGGATATCAAAGGACATGATTTCGAATTGATCCGATTTGGAGCTAGAAGAAGGGGTTGTCCAGGAATAGGCTTTGCCATGGCTTTGAATGAGGTAGTCCTTGCAAACATTGTGCACCAGTTTTATTGGGCAGTGCCTGGTGGAGTGGTGGAGGGAACAGACACTGAATATGTTTGA
- the LOC114391278 gene encoding pentatricopeptide repeat-containing protein At1g63330-like, which produces MPSFSFLRTFRLSLFPPYPPIATATLHSQSHSQPHSHHHHHHHHDAVASFNRMLLMRPPPPTFHFDNILSSLVKNKHYLTVISLFKQFQSNGVTPNLCTLNILINCFCHLSHITFAFSVFANILKRGYHPNAITLTTLIKGLCFCGEIKRALYFHDKVVAQGFQLDQVSYGTLINGLCKAGETKAVARLLRKLEGHSVKPDVVMYTTIIHCLCKNKRVGDACDLYSEMIVKGISPNVFTYNTLIHGFCIMGNLKEAFSLLNEMKLKNINPDVYTFNILIDALGKEGKMKEASSLMNEMILKNINPDVYTFNILIDALGKEGKMKEASSLMNEMILKNINPDVYTFNILIDALGKEGKMKEAFSLLNEMKLKNINPSVCTFNILIDALGKEGKMKEAKIVLAMMMKACIKPNVVTYNSLIDGYFLVNEVKHAKYVFHSMAQRGVTPDVQCYTIMINGLCKKKMVDEAISLFEEMKHKNMFPNIVTYTSLIDGLCKNHHLERAIALCKKMKEQGIQPDVYSYTILLDALCKGGRLENAKQFFQHLLVKGYHLNVRTYNVMINGLCKAGLFGDVMDLKSKMEGKGCMPDAITFKTIICALFEKDENDKAEKFLREMIARGLLEV; this is translated from the coding sequence ATGCcatctttctctttcttaagAACATTCAGGCTCTCTCTTTTTCCGCCTTATCCCCCAATTGCAACTGCAACCctccattctcaatctcatTCTCAACCTCACTCTCAccatcatcaccatcatcacCATGATGCTGTTGCCTCATTCAATCGCATGCTTCTTATGCGCCCTCCCCCACCCACCTTCCATTTTGACAACATTCTGAGTTCCCTTGTCAAGAACAAGCATTATCTCACTGTCATTTCCCTTTTTAAACAATTCCAATCAAATGGGGTTACACCTAACCTTTGTACTCTGAACATCCTCATAAACTGTTTTTGCCATCTGTCTCACATCACTTTTGCTTTTTCTGTATTCGCCAACATTCTCAAGAGGGGTTATCATCCAAATGCAATTACCCTCACCACACTCATCAAAGGCCTCTGTTTTTGTGGGGAGATTAAAAGAGCACTGTACTTTCACGATAAGGTCGTAGCTCAAGGGTTCCAGTTGGACCAAGTCAGTTATGGGACATTGATCAATGGTTTGTGCAAAGCAGGAGAGACAAAGGCTGTCGCACGGTTACTGAGGAAGCTGGAAGGACACTCGGTTAAACCTGATGTGGTAATGTACACTACAATAATTCATTGCTTATGCAAAAATAAACGCGTAGGAGATGCCTGTGATTTGTACTCTGAGATGATTGTTAAGGGAATTTCCCCGAATGTTTTCACCTACAATACTCTGATCCATGGCTTTTGCATCATGGGTAATTTGAAAGAAGCATTTTCCTTgttgaatgaaatgaaattgaaaaacatcAACCCGGATGTTTATACCTTTAACATATTGATTGATGCATTAGGAAAGGAAGGTAAGATGAAAGAAGCATCTTCCTTGATGAATGAAATGATATTGAAAAACATCAACCCGGATGTTTATACCTTTAACATATTGATTGATGCATTAGGCAAGGAAGGTAAGATGAAAGAAGCATCTTCCTTGATGAATGAAATGATATTGAAAAACATCAACCCGGATGTTTATACCTTTAACATATTGATTGATGCATTAGGCAAGGAAGGTAAGATGAAAGAAGCATTTTCCTTgttgaatgaaatgaaattgaaaaacatcAACCCCAGTGTTTGTACCTTTAACATATTGATTGATGCATTAGGCAAGGAAGGTAAGATGAAAGAAGCTAAAATTGTGTTAGCTATGATGATGAAAGCATGTATTAAGCCTAATGTTGTTACTTATAATTCTCTAATAGATGGATACTTCTTGGTTAATGAAGTAAAACACGCAAAGTATGTATTCCATTCTATGGCTCAAAGGGGAGTGACACCTGATGTTCAGTGCTATACTATCATGATTAATGGgttatgtaagaaaaaaatggtAGATGAAGCTATTAGTCTCTTTGAAGAAATGAAACACAAAAATATGTTTCCTAATATTGTGACTTATACTTCACTTATTGATGGTCTGTGCAAAAATCATCATCTGGAGAGGGCAATTGCATTatgcaagaaaatgaaagagCAGGGAATTCAGCCAGATGTATACTCATACACAATACTTCTTGATGCACTGTGCAAGGGTGGAAGACTTGAGAATGCAAAGCAGTTTTTCCAGCATCTTTTGGTTAAAGGCTATCATCTGAATGTTCGGACATATAATGTTATGATCAATGGGCTTTGTAAAGCGGGCCTGTTTGGTGATGTGATGGATTTGAAGTCAAAAATGGAaggcaaaggttgcatgcccgatgctataacttttaaaacaattatttgtgCCCTatttgaaaaagatgaaaatgataAGGCAGAGAAATTCCTCCGAGAAATGATTGCTAGAGGCCTACTGGAAGTGTAA
- the LOC114390208 gene encoding uncharacterized protein LOC114390208 codes for MAQVPASEATAFWTDEKHVHFLNSMEASFVRTMLQNQGNSVSTTRHSLPLDRYLPDSSESTLDLKPNPRRRTIKHHAPSDSMGPTTRRTRRRSSQPYNSSQDQAVPQVENEREGAACNWDDDKRAEN; via the exons ATGGCGCAGGTGCCGGCGAGCGAAGCGACGGCGTTCTGGACGGACGAGAAGCACGTGCACTTCCTCAACTCCATGGAAGCCTCTTTCGTCCGCACAATGCTCCAAAACCAAGGCAACTCCGTCTCCACCACGCGCCACTCTCTGCCACTCGACCGTTACCTCCCCGACTCCTCCGAATCCACCTTGGATTTGAAACCAAACCCTCGCCGCCGCACCATAAAACACCATGCACCCTCAG ATTCAATGGGTCCAACAACCAGAAGAACAAGGAGGAGATCATCTCAGCCCTACAATTCGTCACAGGACCAG GCGGTCCCACAAGTAGAAAACGAAAGAGAAGGTGCAGCATGCAATTGGGACGATGATAAAAGAGCAGAAAATTAA
- the LOC114390845 gene encoding heat stress transcription factor B-2a-like: MAPPPPVEHNGDSAATASASASAESQRSIPTPFLTKTYQLVDDQSIDDVISWNDDGSTFIVWNPTVFARDLLPKFFKHNNFSSFVRQLNTYGFRKVVPDRWEFSNDYFRRGEKRLLCEIQRRKISSPAPSPTAPTTVTVPMPLTAIPIISPSNSGEEQVISSNSSPLRAPAELLDENERLRKENVQLTKELAEMRSLCNNIYSLMSSYGNKNGNSNGSYQTDGGAGGAQGSRESGMTAVKPLDLMPVKRSSGEDAADTVPKEINLIPNPKLFGVAIGAKRAREGGGGSGSGRDCGGGGGGGEEDTLLRLHHVGSADVKSEPLDCQNHRENQETPWLSPCHRTNQRVCN; the protein is encoded by the exons ATGGCTCCACCGCCGCCGGTGGAACACAACGGCGACTCCGCCGCTACCGCCTCCGCCTCCGCCTCCGCGGAGTCTCAGAGATCAATTCCCACGCCCTTTCTCACCAAAACCTATCAACTCGTCGACGACCAATCCATCGACGACGTTATTTCCTGGAACGACGACGGGTCAACGTTTATCGTCTGGAACCCTACCGTTTTCGCCAGAGACTTGCTTCCTAAATTTTTCAAACACAATAATTTCTCTAGCTTCGTTCGCCAACTCAACACTTAC GGATTCAGGAAAGTTGTGCCTGATCGGTGGGAGTTCTCGAACGATTATTTCCGCCGAGGCGAGAAGCGGCTTCTTTGCGAAATTCAGCGGCGGAAGATCTCATCGCCGGCGCCGTCTCCGACTGCGCCGACGACGGTTACGGTGCCGATGCCGTTGACCGCGATACCGATCATATCGCCGTCGAACTCTGGCGAGGAGCAGGTGATATCGTCGAACTCGTCGCCGTTGCGAGCGCCGGCGGAGCTTCTCGACGAGAACGAGCGGCTTAGGAAAGAGAACGTTCAGTTAACGAAAGAACTCGCCGAGATGAGATCGCTCTGCAACAACATATATTCTCTCATGTCAAGCTACGGAAACAAAAACGGAAACAGCAACGGCAGTTACCAAACTGACGGCGGCGCCGGTGGAGCACAGGGAAGCAGGGAGTCCGGCATGACGGCGGTGAAGCCACTGGATTTGATGCCGGTGAAACGGAGCTCCGGCGAGGACGCGGCGGATACGGTGCCGAAGGAGATAAATCTAATTCCGAATCCGAAGCTGTTTGGCGTGGCGATTGGAGCGAAGCGAGCGAGAGAGGGAGGAGGAGGAAGTGGAAGTGGTCGAGATtgcggaggaggaggaggaggaggagaggaaGATACCCTGCTGCGCCTGCATCACGTGGGTTCTGCAGACGTGAAATCTGAGCCGTTGGATTGCCAGAACCATCGCGAGAATCAGGAAACGCCGTGGTTGAGTCCGTGTCACAGGACAAATCAAAGGGTGTGCAACTGA